CGGCCCTCAAGGAGTCTCCTTGAAATGGAAGAACACCAACCAAAAGCACATGAAGGGGCACCCCTGCACTCAATATATCTACCTTCTGAGAATAATTTCCTAATAGAACCTCAGGGGCAACATAAACCAGACTTCCAGCCAAACCAGACAAAACCTGACCAGTAGTAAATAGTAATTGTATTACACAAAAGCATCAGGCATATCTCATAAGGAGACAAGCAAATATTAAACAAACCTTTCCCGAGGCAATATGCTAATGCAAGCATCTTTTAGTATCATCAAATCTACTTATGCATAAATTTGCTAAAACAGTTAAGAATTAACAAACTAGAACATGAGAACATTTAAagtgaaatcaaataaaactaaTCTGTTTGACTTGTAATTCAATGATAACAATTGCATGCCCTTCCAAATTTATAGTTTCAAATGTTTCGGCAATTATGCTTTAATTTAGCTTCACAAATGGTTTGGCTTGATAGGCTCAAAGAAGAGCACGGTACCTCACATGCTCGGTAGCAAATCGTAATACTGATGGTTGTAGAAACCTTTAATGCTTGAAATTTAGATCATTTGATATAAATTTAAACAATTCAAAAGATAACATGTCCTTAATCCTTTTCTTCAGCAGCTTCAGTTGTTGACAGACCGAGACATGACTATAGAAAGATGTAGCAACTTAGATTCTCTTCATCAATACACAGACAGGAAAAGAAGTCTTATTGTCTCAACCAAAAACTTATTTCTCTCCCTCTCCCTCATGCATATAAGTGAAAGATGCCATACTTGATAAACATTGAGAACATACAAAATTTAAATCTCCATACATTGAGCATTGAGTTGCAAGATACTAAGTAAAGCAGGAACTTAATAGAATCAATAAAAAGTAAAGATAAGCATTCTTCAAAGCAGGTGCCAGATATTCACCATTGGAAATTCTCATGGCAAGACCGAAATCTGCCAACTTTATTTTTCCAGAAGTTGCAAGGAGAATATTTTCTAGCTTGATATCTCTATGCACAACTCCCATGTCATGACAGTACTTAATGACTAACATCACATCCTTAAAAATATTGGCAGCAGGTTGCTCTGAATACGGACATTCTGTCATTTGATCAATCAAACAACCTAAAAAGCACAAATCTATTACGAGATAAAAGCAGTCCGGCTCCTCATACAGCACCTGCAAAGTCACAAACCCAGGATGACCAGATAAATGCTGCATTATCTCCACCTCTCTGTGAACTGTCTCTTCTCCCCTAAGCAAGGTTTTACAAGCAAACTCTACTCCACTAGTTCTAGACCTACACAACCAAATTGACCTGAATTTCCCCTGCTCGATCGTATTACCTTTAACATAATCATCCTGAACCTTTTTCGTCCCACTGATCCCTGTAATCACCTCAATGCAACCCATCTTCCTCTTAAGACCTCTACCTAGAGGCACCAATGAGGACGCACCGCAAGTAGCAATGCCAGCGAGTCTACTTTTACATGAACCAACAGGAGGTGTATCCACATCTTCTTTGCACCTCTTCTTTATCCTTGAAAAATCTTCTAATGAAAAATGGGACCTAATATAATCACATGCCGAAGCAAATTTGTTGGTTGCCTCCGGAGATGCATCAGTTTCACttcctttcctcttctttctcatcAAGTCAAGTATCAATTCAGAAAGAAACTTATCCAAAGTTGGACCTGGATGCATTTAAGTTTCCTAAAGATTACGATGAAAAATCCAGTTTTATTGGCAATCTCTTCTGCTTTAGTTTCCggtaaatgaatgaataaaataaaattatgggtCAAAATCAGTTCAAAGCCGAAGGATATAAACAGAAGCAAAATAAGGCAAGAAAACTTGATTCGCTAAGCCGCAAAAAGTTGCGAACTCTTGAAAACGAAATATttacttgaaaaagaaaatcGAGAAACTGATATGATCTTGTTTGTTTTTCATGGATTCTCCCGGGGACCATATAGAATccagattaaaaaaaaaacccaacattTGTTCTATTATTATTCATAAAAGTTCAATCAAATGATAAATCAAATCAGAATTTAGTAGTAAAGAACGAACCTTTAGATACAGTGAAAAATCTACCAGATTCCAATAAGGGAGACCCCGGTTGACAATAAGTAGTTAAAAGACCGAAAACGAAGAAAGTATCAGCGACAATTAAGCGAGTAAGCAAAATCCGGGGATAGAATTTTGgagaatcaaataaaaaaacctagaaaCGTCCAGGCTTGAGAGATTTGGAGGgtgattttattttatgatagtaATGCTTATTATAGCATGcagtaaaatattaattttcttttctttattctttaaataaattcatttaccTGCTTCTGAACCAGTCGGGTCCCATCCTGTTACCCATTTATCTGCTACTGTACCAGTCGGGTCTTACTCGGTCACCCTTTATGTGGGTTATTTTTACGTGCTGACGCAGTTAATGTTTGGAGCGTTCTAATTGGTTTACGTGACCCCGCTGTCAGTGAGCTTTTCAGTTTACATACGTGGCCTTATTGGTTGGACAAAAGCAGACGCGGAGTATTTTTTGTTCCAGTCGTACGGGTTGCGTTGCGTTCCCGAGAATGGAATCTATAAAAggttatttatttattgctttatgaAATTTGGCTCCTAAATTAtctctgtttttttattttagtttttttttctcaaattgatacTTAAATTATCATTTAGCTTTTTTAGATGGTGTTAAAAAAAGCCAGTCGCCGTATGATGCCAATAAGAATGTGCCATATGACACATCTAATCAATCCCAATATTAAGTAAcaattaagttttaaaataaaaatatttaatttaaacttaaattaaaaaaacacctTTAACTTTGACTTACTATTGATAACATTGACCATCGTTGACCGACATTGATCGATGTTTACCATCGTAGACCATCCACACGacgttatatatgtatattatattaattaaaaatattaaaaaatcagatataatatataaaaattttaattttttaaaaagttaaagaaattttaataattcttttataggaatctaaaaaatataaatataaattttaaaaattcaaaataataaaaatattataaaaataaaaaagtatttaaatttaaaaaatgtaaaaaaaaatttaaatttcaaaaacttcaaaataaaaaaaattaaaaatatatctaaattcaaaacaatttaagtgtttttttctttaatatatatttgaaattttaagttttcttGACGCAAATTTTTAGAAtgtaatactttttttttaatttttttaaattttaatcaaaataatatatataatattattaacaaAAGATAAGTGACGTGCTTTAATAGCATGGAATCAAGGCCAACGCTAGTCAATGGTGTGAAAGTCAaaggtgattttttaaatttaaatttaatgttttaatttaaataGACTTAATTATCACGTGAGACATTTTGACCGGTTAGATGTGCCAAATGACAGATCCTGATTGAAAGCACGTGATTTTTTTAACATCATTGAAAAAAGGCTCCTTCGGGTAATAGTATGATAATTTAAATACCAATTTGAGACAAACAAAATTTAGGTATCAAAGTGAATAAACAGGCATAGTTTGGGGGGCAAATTTAGCATTAAGCCAAAATATTTTGTTACTGACCTTTTTAAAGCCCAGCTCGATTATTTACTACATTTTTTAGGGTTTAGCTACTACcacttcttcttcctcctttatATTCTGTTCTGCTACAAAATGAGATTGTTTGATGCATGGTAAGTTTCCATCATAGTTTTCAGTTACTCATCATCCCCAGACCTGAGAAAAACACACAAGCAGAAAGTCTTTGTTGGGTACTGCCCGGTACCTTAAGTTACGGCGGAACGGACGAATTTTGACCGAAACAACTGGTACCGAACGAAACTTGAAGGGGAACGGAATTTGTGGGTGAGTGTCCCGGTCTCTTACTGGAACAGAGTATTCCGGCCGGTACGGGTACGGAACTAATTTTTATGGTCTCAACGCAAAACTAAGGTACCCTAAAACATCAGACACAAAGTCGAGacaaaagagaaaagctgaaaaTGGCCGAGTGTGTGAGGACAACCTTAAATCCTTCCCACTTCCTACTACACTCCACTAAAACCCCAACTCAAAATCCCTTTTTTTCATCAATCTCTTCCTTTGAAGCAAAACCCAATGCTAGAAAGTACCCCAAAATTTCCCTTTCCGTTATGTCCAGCCAAAACCAAAGCCAGGGCCAAACCCAAGTACCATCTCTTGATGCTTTGCTCAACTCTGGTCGCAAAGAAGAAGTTTTTGCCAGTATAAAAGCCTCACTTTACAATTGTCTGTCAGAGACTAATCTTCAATTGACAGTCCCTGGTCTCAAATCCAAAACCAGAGGCAAGGTAGACACAAAGGACTGCcttttctttaaataaaaaaaaatagtcaaGTTAAAAGATgggaaatttttgtaattttgcttGAGTCATGCAGGTTAGGGACATTTATGATAGTGGGGATTATCTTGTTTTGGTCACTACTGATCGTCAGAGTGCATTTGATAGGATTCTTGCCTCTATCCCCTTCAAGGGCCAGGTTTATATACTTGCTACTTTGTTAATGGTAAATATTAACTGTAGTAGATGTATCATTGTTGGAATTTCACTTTTCAGGTTCTTAATGAGACGAGTTTGTGGTGGTTCAATAGAACTCGGCACATGATTCCGAGTGCAGTTTTGTCAGTACCAGATAAAAATGTTacaattgctaagaaatgttctGTTTTTCCTGTTGAATTTGTTGGTGAGTATCTTTGATATTCTTATCATTCATTTTTGTCACACGGAGGGTGGTTGATTGGAACCGAATTGTTTCGTTTTTAGAAACTTGGAACTCTGAATTTTCATGGTCACATTTCATGATAGGAGCTATTCCGAAGTCCATTATGAATGGAGTTTCACCCTATCAATTAAAACAATCAACAAGTTTCCTTAATCCTTTGTTCATTCACAGCATgtaaaatagtgaaaatgatCCGTgactttttgttttaatatttttgtgggaGATTGAATTGCCACAGGTTCAAAACAAGTTTTAAGTTCTAATTTTGCATGCCAACCTTGTCATTTAGAGCTATTGCTGTCGCCTGGTGTAAAATCCTCATCTGATCTGGATTTTGGTGCTATATGCAGTTAGAGGGTTTGTGACCGGAAGTACTGAAACGTCACTGTGGACAGTTTACAAAAATGGAGTTCGAAATTACTGTGGAAATGTACTTCCGAATGGTGAGGCTTCTGTGTAGTTAAAACACACTCTGTTCACTTGGAAATTGTGCTATATGatggtgaaatgatatgtttgttATAGGGCTGGTAAAAAATCAAAAGTTAACTGCAAATATACTCACACCAACAACTAAAGCTGAGGATCATGATGTTCCTGTAACTCCTGACGAGGTTGATCCTTCTTTTCACCAAAGTTGAGCTTTGAATGATATAGGGaaagtataaaaaaaagaattaagattCTTTCTTCATCTTTCATGTTGCTTTAGTGTTCTCCTCTCCCCCACATCTGCCCCTTAAACTAAAGGCTAAAAAAAAGGGTCCTATTGGCTAATCTTTGCATATTGTTGATTGGTAACTGTTCATCTGCTGGTGCATTTTCCTTGCAGATTATTGAAAGAGGATTGATGACTCAAGATGAGTTTGATGAAGCAAGAGAAAAAGCTTTAAGTTTGTTTGAATATGGACAGGTGATTTTGATTCTGTTCATAAACTTCATGTGCTTTCATGGTGTAATATCTATCAACACACTGGAAATTCTTCAAGATGAGATCAAATAAATTATAGATCATCATGTTAAAACTTAGAATATACATGAAATcgtattaaaagaaaagaaaagaaaaaacagaatAAGAGTAGAATAAGAagcaaaacaaatatttattgtAATTTGTGCTATGACAGCATGTTGATTAagatgaaaatggtgaattttgcATTTGCGAGCTGCTTCCTGTTCTCTTAAACTCCCATAGTTTTGTTAAATACCATTTCATTGCATGTAAGATAATATCTATCAACACACTGAAAATTCTACAAGATGAGATCAAACAAATTATAGATAATTATGTTAGAACTTAAAGTGCtcaagaaattttattttattttttataaaatgaattgattagaataagaaggaaaaaaatatttaattgtacTTTGTGCTGTGACAGTCTGTTGATTGAGATGAAAATGGCGACTTTGGCATTTGCGAGTTGCTTCCATTCTGTTAAACTCCCCTAGTTTAGTTAGAAACCTTTTTATTACTACTCACCGTTGTACAGTTCATCCATGCTCTGTTGGTGATGAAAATGTTCTCATGTCAAGCATCGCAGCATATTTACAGCAATCTTTGGTATCTCTGTATGTTTGTGTCTGTTTGTGCTTTCTACACCAAACACTTTCAccatataagttattaaaatatgATGAGTTTTTTAATTATGTATTGCCACTTGCACTTGTTATTGCTCAATCAGTAACTACTGAATGGTTTATTGGAGCCGACTTTATGATTTGAATGATTTTGT
The genomic region above belongs to Gossypium hirsutum isolate 1008001.06 chromosome D05, Gossypium_hirsutum_v2.1, whole genome shotgun sequence and contains:
- the LOC107905068 gene encoding serine/threonine-protein kinase PEPKR2 isoform X2 gives rise to the protein MHPGPTLDKFLSELILDLMRKKRKGSETDASPEATNKFASACDYIRSHFSLEDFSRIKKRCKEDVDTPPVGSCKSRLAGIATCGASSLVPLGRGLKRKMGCIEVITGISGTKKVQDDYVKGNTIEQGKFRSIWLCRSRTSGVEFACKTLLRGEETVHREVEIMQHLSGHPGFVTLQVLYEEPDCFYLVIDLCFLGCLIDQMTECPYSEQPAANIFKDVMLVIKYCHDMGVVHRDIKLENILLATSGKIKLADFGLAMRISNGFVWFGWKSGLCCP
- the LOC107905068 gene encoding serine/threonine-protein kinase PEPKR2 isoform X3; translated protein: MRKKRKGSETDASPEATNKFASACDYIRSHFSLEDFSRIKKRCKEDVDTPPVGSCKSRLAGIATCGASSLVPLGRGLKRKMGCIEVITGISGTKKVQDDYVKGNTIEQGKFRSIWLCRSRTSGVEFACKTLLRGEETVHREVEIMQHLSGHPGFVTLQVLYEEPDCFYLVIDLCFLGCLIDQMTECPYSEQPAANIFKDVMLVIKYCHDMGVVHRDIKLENILLATSGKIKLADFGLAMRISNGFVWFGWKSGLCCP
- the LOC107905068 gene encoding serine/threonine-protein kinase PEPKR2 isoform X1, whose protein sequence is MHPGPTLDKFLSELILDLMRKKRKGSETDASPEATNKFASACDYIRSHFSLEDFSRIKKRCKEDVDTPPVGSCKSRLAGIATCGASSLVPLGRGLKRKMGCIEVITGISGTKKVQDDYVKGNTIEQGKFRSIWLCRSRTSGVEFACKTLLRGEETVHREVEIMQHLSGHPGFVTLQVLYEEPDCFYLVIDLCFLGCLIDQMTECPYSEQPAANIFKDVMLVIKYCHDMGVVHRDIKLENILLATSGKIKLADFGLAMRISNGEYLAPALKNAYLYFLLILLSSCFT
- the LOC107905068 gene encoding serine/threonine-protein kinase PEPKR2 isoform X4, with the protein product MRKKRKGSETDASPEATNKFASACDYIRSHFSLEDFSRIKKRCKEDVDTPPVGSCKSRLAGIATCGASSLVPLGRGLKRKMGCIEVITGISGTKKVQDDYVKGNTIEQGKFRSIWLCRSRTSGVEFACKTLLRGEETVHREVEIMQHLSGHPGFVTLQVLYEEPDCFYLVIDLCFLGCLIDQMTECPYSEQPAANIFKDVMLVIKYCHDMGVVHRDIKLENILLATSGKIKLADFGLAMRISNGEYLAPALKNAYLYFLLILLSSCFT
- the LOC107905071 gene encoding phosphoribosylaminoimidazole-succinocarboxamide synthase, chloroplastic, encoding MAECVRTTLNPSHFLLHSTKTPTQNPFFSSISSFEAKPNARKYPKISLSVMSSQNQSQGQTQVPSLDALLNSGRKEEVFASIKASLYNCLSETNLQLTVPGLKSKTRGKVRDIYDSGDYLVLVTTDRQSAFDRILASIPFKGQVLNETSLWWFNRTRHMIPSAVLSVPDKNVTIAKKCSVFPVEFVVRGFVTGSTETSLWTVYKNGVRNYCGNVLPNGLVKNQKLTANILTPTTKAEDHDVPVTPDEIIERGLMTQDEFDEAREKALSLFEYGQRVALERGLILVDTKYEFGKSSDGSILLIDEVHTPDSSRYWISNSYEERFQNGLEPENIDKEFLRLWFRENCNPYEDKVLPDAPEELVCELAWRYIFLYETITKSRFEMQPMGEPIHDRISRNVSSALSSLQ